One window from the genome of Amaranthus tricolor cultivar Red isolate AtriRed21 chromosome 9, ASM2621246v1, whole genome shotgun sequence encodes:
- the LOC130824023 gene encoding GDSL esterase/lipase At5g62930 — MKGIRPQIALFGDSITQQSFRDSGWGAALADNFSRKADILNRGYGGYNTRWALFLLHHIFPLGFADPPIAATIFFGANDAALLGRNSERQHVPREEYKENLRKMVLHLKKCSPNMFVVLITPPPIDEEGRMEYAQSVYGEKAMKQPERTNEVAGVYANQCLSLAKELGVSSIDLWSKMQQTKGWQKKYLSDGLHLTPEGNAVVYQEVIQVFTEAGLNAQDMPFDFPHHSEIDPKNPEKAFTIQCS; from the exons ATGAAGGGAATAAGGCCGCAGATTGCATTGTTCGGAGACTCCATAACCCAACAATCCTTCAGAGATTCTGGTTGGGGTGCTGCTCTTGCTGATAATTTCTCCCGCAAG gCTGATATACTGAATCGAGGCTATGGTGGGTACAACACAAGATGGGCATTGTTTCTTTTGCATCATATTTTCCCTCTG GGATTTGCGGATCCTCCTATTGCCGCCACCATTTTCTTCGGAGCTAATGATGCAGCGTTACTTGGGAGGAATAGTGAAAGACAACATGTTCCTAGAGAGGAATACAAGGAGAACCTTAGAAAGATGGTTCTCCACTTGAAG AAATGTTCTCCCAACATGTTTGTGGTGCTTATAACTCCTCCACCTATCGATGAAGAAGGCCGCATGGAATATGCACA GTCAGTGTACGGTGAAAAAGCAATGAAACAACCTGAAAGGACAAACGAAGTTGCAGGAGTATATGCTAATCAGTGTCTTTCATTAGCCAAGGAGTTGGGCGTTTCCTCCATTGATTTATGGTCCAAGATGCAACAAACCAAGGGCTGGCAAAAAAAATACTTGAG CGACGGGTTGCACTTAACACCCGAGGGCAATGCAGTTGTGTACCAAGAGGTGATCCAAGTCTTTACTGAGGCCGGCCTAAATGCTCAAGATATGCCTTTTGATTTCCCTCATCACTCAGAAATCGATCCTAAGAACCCCGAAAAAGCTTTCACTATACAGTGTTCTTGA